A single genomic interval of uncultured Desulfobulbus sp. harbors:
- a CDS encoding MltA domain-containing protein, which yields MNEPQWQWAAAASLPRPLQWGRLLVCLLWFVQAATGSARVTPPIIDDLDRRSLVRALSHSLAYLETRPAQTRVNCGPNVIPVTRLIATARHLRSLAASNLDKTAFQHRLSRDFLLYSPFAEATGRLLLTGYYQPVFHGRLRRSPPYVYPLYRVPADLVVQKSGGQKPRIGRIEGDRLQPYWTRQEIERNNPLEGGELVWLRDPFDAFSLHVQGSGILEFPDGSRRGVHYAQSNGQPYTSVGRYLVQTGRMQLADVTMTSIRAYLEAHPEEVELILHQNDAFIFFDWSPPGPAVGNLNQPLTAGRSVAADQSVYPPGAVVWVQSRRPVMDSGALDRWTPLQRLLTVQDTGSAIRGVGRLDIFWGTGDQAGLEAGEMKEGGEVAILLLKEGLSP from the coding sequence GTGAACGAGCCGCAGTGGCAATGGGCTGCGGCCGCTTCCCTGCCGCGTCCACTGCAGTGGGGGAGACTTCTGGTCTGTCTGTTGTGGTTCGTTCAGGCCGCAACCGGCTCGGCCCGGGTTACCCCGCCGATCATTGATGATCTTGACCGGCGGAGCCTGGTCCGGGCGCTTTCCCACAGCCTTGCCTACCTTGAAACCCGGCCGGCGCAAACGCGGGTCAACTGTGGCCCAAACGTCATCCCGGTAACCAGGCTGATCGCCACGGCCCGCCACCTGCGCAGCCTGGCCGCCTCCAACCTTGACAAGACCGCCTTTCAGCACCGTCTTTCCCGGGATTTCTTGCTCTACTCGCCCTTTGCCGAGGCAACAGGTCGGCTTCTGCTCACCGGGTATTATCAGCCTGTGTTTCACGGCAGGCTTCGACGCAGCCCCCCCTACGTTTATCCCCTCTACCGCGTACCCGCTGATCTGGTGGTGCAAAAGAGTGGTGGCCAGAAACCGCGTATCGGCCGGATCGAGGGCGATCGTTTGCAGCCCTATTGGACTCGACAGGAGATTGAGCGCAACAACCCCCTGGAGGGCGGGGAACTGGTCTGGCTGCGGGATCCCTTTGATGCCTTCAGTCTCCACGTCCAGGGCTCGGGAATCCTCGAATTCCCTGACGGCAGCCGGCGTGGGGTGCACTATGCCCAGAGCAACGGGCAGCCCTATACCAGTGTCGGCAGGTATCTGGTGCAGACCGGGAGAATGCAGCTCGCCGATGTGACCATGACCAGTATCCGTGCATATCTCGAAGCACATCCAGAAGAGGTGGAACTGATTCTCCACCAAAACGACGCCTTTATCTTTTTCGATTGGAGCCCGCCCGGCCCGGCGGTGGGCAACCTCAACCAGCCGCTGACAGCGGGCAGGTCGGTGGCGGCCGATCAGTCCGTGTATCCGCCTGGGGCCGTTGTCTGGGTGCAAAGCCGCAGGCCGGTGATGGACAGCGGTGCGCTCGACCGCTGGACGCCGCTGCAACGTCTGCTCACGGTCCAGGATACCGGTTCGGCCATCAGGGGCGTGGGCCGCCTGGACATCTTTTGGGGTACCGGCGATCAGGCCGGTCTGGAGGCCGGAGAGATGAAAGAGGGGGGAGAGGTCGCCATCCTGCTGTTGAAAGAGGGGCTGTCCCCCTGA